The following nucleotide sequence is from Solidesulfovibrio carbinolicus.
AGGCCGAGGAAATCGTCCTGCCCACGGCCAACCGGCTGGCCTTCGACTGGCTGGCCCTGCCCCTGGCCCTGCGCCGTGGCCGCTTCGACGCCGCTTTTTTCCCCTCGTCCAACATGCCGCCCGGCATCCCCTGCCCGGCCGTGGTGGCCATGCTCGACCTCGGCTATTTCCACCCGACGCTGGCCATGTACCGGGCCGCCGACACCTGCTACATGAAGTTCGCCATCCGCTACAGCGCCAGGCGGGCCGAACGTCTTGTCGCCATCTCCGAATACACCCGCCGCGACGTCCTGCGCCTGACCCGGGCCAAGCCTGAACACGTCGCCGTCACCCACCTCGCCTGCGACCCCATGTACAAGGCCCCGGTGGATGACGCCGCCCTGGCCCGCTTCCGCCGCGACCGGGACCTGCCCAACGAGTTCATTCTCTACAGCGGCAACGTCTCGCCGCGAAAAAACCTCCCCGTGCTCCTTGCCGCCTACGCCCGACTGGCCGACGCCGCCGCCTGCGATCTGGTCCTCACCGGCGGCCTGGCCTGGAGCGAAGACTTTGACGCGCTCACCCGCCGGCTTGGCCTGGGGTCCCGGGTGCGCCGCCTGGGCCACGTGCCGCGCGAGCACATGCCGCTGCTCTACCGCTGCGCCAAGGTCCTGGCCTTCCCTTCGCTTTTCGAAGGCTTCGGCCTGCCCATCCTCGAAGCCCAGGCCTGCGGCACACCCGTGGTCTGCGCCGACGCCACTGCCCTGCCCGAAGTGGCCGGACGCGGCGCGCTGCTGGTCGATCCCGCCTCCGTCGATGCCTGGACCGACGCCCTTGCCCGCGTCATTAGCGACGACGCCCTGCGCCGTACGCTCATCACCGAAGGCCACGCCAACGAAGCCCGCTTCACCTGGGACCGCACCGCCCACCAAACCCTCGCCGCCCTCGAAGCCGCCGCTTACGCGAAGTAAGGCATGCCTCCGGCGGCCGGGGGCCTGAGGCCCCCGGACCCCCCGAATGGTTTCAGGGGGATAGCGGGATTGCAAGAGCGGGCGGAGTCACGGCAGGTTTGACCCCAGAGACATGTGGGGGCGCCAACGGTCTTGCGGGCCTTTTTGATTTACGGTATGAACAGTATCGGAATTAGCGCGCCTCCGGCCGCGGCAGCGGCCATACCATAGCGTCACCCAAAGGAGAACGCCCCATGAGCAGAAAACGTATCGTCGTCATTGGCGGCACCGCCGCCGGACCCAAAGCCGCCGCCCGGGCCAAACGCCTGGACGAAAATGCCGAAGTCACCCTGCTGCAAAAAGCCCCCAACCTCTCCATGGCCTCCTGCGGCTACCCGTATTACGTCGCCGGCAGCGTCAAGGAGCGCGACATGCTCCTGTGCACCCCGGCCGGCGTGGTGCGCGACCCGGCCTTTTTCGCCGGAGCCAAGGGAGTGGCCGCCCTGACCGGCACGGAAGTCACGGCCATCGACCGCGCCGCCCATACCGTGGCCTGGAAACGGACCGCCACCGGCGAGATCGGCCATCTGCCCTACGACAAGCTCATCATCGCCACCGGCTCCAGTCCCAAGGTGCCGCCCATCCCGGGCCGCGAACTGGCCGGCGTCACGACCCTGGCGACTCTGGAGGACGCCGACGGCCTGCGCGAAAAAGCCAAGGCCATGCAGGGCGGCAAAGCCGTCATCGTCGGCGGCGGGCTGATTGGCATGGAAACCTGCGAGGCCCTGACCGACGCGGGCATGGCCGTCACCGTGGTCGAAGCCCTGCCCCAGATTCTCGGGTTTCTCGATCCCGAACTGGCGCTGCTCGTTGAAAACCACGCCAAGGCCAAGGGCGCGGCCGTGCTGACTGGTGTGGGCATAAGCGAAATCCTGGGCGCAAACGGCGCGGTTACGGGCGTGCGGCTGGCCGACGGCCGCGAATTACCCTGCTCGCTGGTGGTGCTGGCCATCGGCGTGGCCCCCAATGTTGCCCTGGCCAAGGCCGCCGGCCTGGAACTCGGAACCACCGGCGGCATCAAGACCGACGCCCACATGCGCACCTCCGACCCGGACATCTACGCCGCCGGCGACTGCGTGGAAGTGACCAATCGCCTGACCGGCAAGCCCATGCTCGCGCCCTACGGCGATCTGGCCAACCTCGAAGGCCGGGTGGCCGGCGAAAACGCGGTCCTCGGCGATACGGCGACCTTCCCCGGAACCATCGGCAGCGGCATCTGCAAGGTGTTCGATTTCGCAGCCGGCGCAACCGGCCTGTCCGAACGCCGGGCCAGGGAAGCCGGCATCGACGTGGTCACGGCCCTAAACGCCAGCCCGGACATCCCGGGCTTCATGGGGGCCAAGCCCATCGTCTCCAAGATCGTGGTCGAGGCCGCCACCGGCCGCATCCTCGGGTTTGCCTGCGTCGGCGCGGGCAACGTCAACCGCCAGGTGGCCGAAATGGCCATGGCCATCCTCGGCGGCCTCACCGTGGACGACGTGTCCATGGCCGATCTGCCCTACGCCCCGCCCTACTCCCTGGCCATCGACCACGCCATCGCCACGGCCCACATCGTCCAGAACAAGCTGCGTGGGCTGATGCGCGGCCAGTCTCCCCTGGCGGTCAAGGACCGGCTGGACAACGGCGAAAAACCGCTTCTGCTCGATGTTCGCGGCCCCAAGGAATACGAGGAAATGCGCCTGGGCCTGGGCGAAAAGCTCGTTCCCCTGGGCCAGCTCCGCAAACGCCTGGGCGAGTTGCCCGAAGACAAACACGCCCCCATTGTGGCCTACTGCAAGGTGTCCATGCGCGGCTACGAAGCCCAGCGGGTTCTTGAGGCCGCCGGCTACGACAACGTCACGGTCATGGAAGGCGGCCTGGCCGCCTGGCCGTTCGCGCGCGAGAAATAGGCAAGAATAAAAAAGAAAGACAAAGAGGAAGATGCCTCCGGCGGCCGGGGGCCTGAGGCCCCCGGACCCCCCACTTGGAGAAATAGTTTAAGGGGGATCGACGCGGGTTGGTTCTCTGGCCGGTCGGCACGCTAAAAAGGCTGTCGCTTGAATCTGGCAGGTTCAGCGTTACTCAAGGGGCCGGGGAGGGAAAAAACCCCTTCCCGGACCGCTTTTGGGGACTAAGGGTGCTGGGCGGGACAAGTAAGGCTGTTTCGGCTATACGAAGCAAAACGCTTCGGAGCCGCGCCCATGAAAAGCTTTCGCAAGGAACTGTGGTTCAATGTCCCCGGCCGCCGGGGATTTGTGAACATCACCCGCGACGTGGAGGCCTGCCTCAAGGAATCCGGCGTCACCGAAGGCCTGTGTCTGGTCAACGCCATGCACATCACGGCTTCGGTATTTATCAACGACGATGAATCTGGCCTGCACCACGATTACGAAGTCTGGCTGGAAAAGCTCGCCCCCCACGAACCCGTGTCCGGCTACCGCCACAACGTCGGCGAGGACAATGTCGACGCCCACATGAAGCGCCAGATCATGGGCCGCGAGGTCGTGGTGGCCATAACCGAAGGCCGCCTGGACTTCGGAACCTGGGAGCGCATCTTCTACGGCGAGTTCGACGGCCGGCGTAAAAAGCGCGTGCTGGTCAAAATCATCGGGGAATAGTCCCGCCCACCTGCAGCGACATTGCGCCTATGCTCCTTCGCCCGCTTTCGTTTGCCCTATGAACGCCCGCCACTCCTCTCCGGCGCACGCC
It contains:
- a CDS encoding secondary thiamine-phosphate synthase enzyme YjbQ, translating into MKSFRKELWFNVPGRRGFVNITRDVEACLKESGVTEGLCLVNAMHITASVFINDDESGLHHDYEVWLEKLAPHEPVSGYRHNVGEDNVDAHMKRQIMGREVVVAITEGRLDFGTWERIFYGEFDGRRKKRVLVKIIGE
- a CDS encoding glycosyltransferase family 4 protein yields the protein MRIAVNARTLAYASGGPKEYLLSLMRAMLDLRAGHDFTLFYSDAKDVGTFPEAEEIVLPTANRLAFDWLALPLALRRGRFDAAFFPSSNMPPGIPCPAVVAMLDLGYFHPTLAMYRAADTCYMKFAIRYSARRAERLVAISEYTRRDVLRLTRAKPEHVAVTHLACDPMYKAPVDDAALARFRRDRDLPNEFILYSGNVSPRKNLPVLLAAYARLADAAACDLVLTGGLAWSEDFDALTRRLGLGSRVRRLGHVPREHMPLLYRCAKVLAFPSLFEGFGLPILEAQACGTPVVCADATALPEVAGRGALLVDPASVDAWTDALARVISDDALRRTLITEGHANEARFTWDRTAHQTLAALEAAAYAK
- a CDS encoding FAD-dependent oxidoreductase, producing MSRKRIVVIGGTAAGPKAAARAKRLDENAEVTLLQKAPNLSMASCGYPYYVAGSVKERDMLLCTPAGVVRDPAFFAGAKGVAALTGTEVTAIDRAAHTVAWKRTATGEIGHLPYDKLIIATGSSPKVPPIPGRELAGVTTLATLEDADGLREKAKAMQGGKAVIVGGGLIGMETCEALTDAGMAVTVVEALPQILGFLDPELALLVENHAKAKGAAVLTGVGISEILGANGAVTGVRLADGRELPCSLVVLAIGVAPNVALAKAAGLELGTTGGIKTDAHMRTSDPDIYAAGDCVEVTNRLTGKPMLAPYGDLANLEGRVAGENAVLGDTATFPGTIGSGICKVFDFAAGATGLSERRAREAGIDVVTALNASPDIPGFMGAKPIVSKIVVEAATGRILGFACVGAGNVNRQVAEMAMAILGGLTVDDVSMADLPYAPPYSLAIDHAIATAHIVQNKLRGLMRGQSPLAVKDRLDNGEKPLLLDVRGPKEYEEMRLGLGEKLVPLGQLRKRLGELPEDKHAPIVAYCKVSMRGYEAQRVLEAAGYDNVTVMEGGLAAWPFAREK